A window of the Schistocerca nitens isolate TAMUIC-IGC-003100 chromosome 5, iqSchNite1.1, whole genome shotgun sequence genome harbors these coding sequences:
- the LOC126260091 gene encoding 28S ribosomal protein S35, mitochondrial, translating into MAGFVRLCDNACPLLQARLAASEVCVFARRQHSQRQQTSTDDEFRVLNLVPKKEQTESRRKIVKPEVLPPRSNQLSPDADWSNVWVGPRSFHPAVVPLPVRQGYVEKGVVPGKYGNAELMKIPNFLHLTPPAVKKHCNALKKFCTPWPEELDSDEKIEQYFPLEVISSDYCHSSPTIRDPKARIVTIRVKVKNFSLDDHAKDKLQRLVQERYDAKTDVLTIAADRCPLKKQNYDYAMYLLTAVVHESVKFEDWEKEKTEADMEYYRWDTNLSRHSILKLLKWPNGDVEDINEDISSIPNVSEYRDAVSNIWNEGENENTLAKYKEITKKIFSLPDKHVVSVTA; encoded by the exons ATGGCAGGATTTGTTAGGTTATGTGATAATGCCTGTCCATTGCTTCAGGCTAGACTAGCTGCTTCTGAAGTATGTGTttttgcgagacggcagcattctCAACGACAGCAAACAAGCACTGATG ATGAGTTCAGGGTGCTGAATCTGGTTCCAAAGAAGGAGCAAACAGAATCCAGAAGAAAAATTGTAAAACCAGAAGTACTGCCACCACG AAGCAACCAGCTATCACCTGATGCAGACTGGTCAAATGTCTGGGTGGGCCCTCGATCCTTCCATCCTGCAGTTGTACCTCTGCCTGTTCGACAGGGGTATGTTGAAAAAGGAGTTGTTCCAGGAAAATATGGAAATGCTGAACTGATGAAGATTCCTAACTTTCTTCATCTAACTCCTCCAGCAGTTAAAAAACATTGCAATGCACTTAAAAAGTTCTGTACTCCATGGCCTGAAGAGTTGGACAGTGATGAAAAGATAGAACAGTATTTTCCTTTAGAAGTAATTTCATCAGACTATTGTCATTCATCACCAACAATTCGGGATCCCAAGGCTAGGATAGTTACAATTCGG GTGAAAGTTAAAAACTTTAGTTTAGATGATCATGCAAAAGACAAATTGCAGAGGCTTGTTCAAGAACGCTATGATGCCAAAACAGACGTTTTGACCATTGCAGCTGATCGTTGTCCACTGAAGAAACAGAATTATGATTATGCCATGTATCTTTTGACAGCAGTTGTACATGAGTCtgtt AAATTTGAGGACTGGGAAAAAGAGAAAACGGAAGCTGACATGGAATATTATAGATGGGACACCAATTTATCTCGTCATAGTATTCTCAAACTTTTGAAATGGCCAAACGGTGATGTAGAAGACATAAATGAAGATATATCATCCATTCCTAATGTATCTGAGTACAGGGATGCTGTGTCAAACATATGGAATGAAG gTGAGAATGAGAATACTCTTGCAAAATACAAGGAGATAACGAAGAAAATTTTCTCACTTCCAGACAAGCATGTTGTTAGTGTTACTGCATGA